In one window of Leptospirillum ferriphilum DNA:
- a CDS encoding SemiSWEET family sugar transporter, with amino-acid sequence MTFFHGIDPANMIGFLAGALTTVSFLPQIVKVLKTRDTRSLSVSMYGLFTLGVFLWLVYGWIVHSPPVIFYNAMTFLLSAALLAAKIRWH; translated from the coding sequence ATGACATTTTTCCATGGCATCGATCCGGCCAACATGATCGGATTTCTGGCGGGAGCCCTGACCACGGTGTCTTTTCTCCCGCAGATCGTCAAGGTCCTGAAAACCCGCGACACCCGGAGCCTGTCGGTTTCCATGTACGGGCTTTTCACCCTGGGGGTTTTTCTATGGCTCGTCTATGGATGGATTGTGCACTCTCCGCCGGTCATTTTTTATAACGCGATGACATTCCTGCTTTCCGCGGCCCTTCTGGCAGCAAAAATCCGCTGGCACTAG